One region of Corynebacterium capitovis DSM 44611 genomic DNA includes:
- a CDS encoding isochorismate synthase, with protein MSGTRPATAPDFLLSRSHGSVRTQGSRASFADPWEALDALASGRADIVVGALPFDRDSPAALTVPRTVVTEPGTLEPHPYYRVGEGSQLSARIDAFDPEPEEHLRRIEAAVSTIRSSVLDKVVLARAVDIAFNPPVDPRLVAARLIDLSYTRDGFIADLSPAGRKGHFFVGSSPEVLVRRRGVHVSSFPLAGSAPRSVHDPRADELAARSLYNSEKDLAEHAYVVKHIRDILAPLCSTLDVPSRPVLEKTSEMWHLATPINGVLKNPDLNALDLALRLYPTPAVCGTPTDAAEALISTAESDRGFYGGAVGYTTSNGDGEYMVAIRCAEVNAAGTGARTWAGGGLVASSDPHAELDETTAKLRTIMRALGL; from the coding sequence ATGTCTGGAACCCGCCCTGCGACAGCACCCGATTTTCTCCTCTCACGTAGTCATGGGTCGGTGCGCACTCAGGGCTCCCGTGCGAGCTTCGCCGACCCCTGGGAAGCTCTCGATGCCCTTGCCTCGGGCCGCGCGGACATCGTTGTCGGCGCGCTCCCCTTCGACCGCGACTCTCCCGCGGCCCTGACCGTTCCCCGGACGGTGGTTACTGAACCCGGCACGCTCGAGCCGCACCCCTACTACCGCGTCGGTGAAGGTTCACAGCTCTCGGCGCGGATCGACGCCTTCGACCCCGAGCCGGAGGAACACCTGCGGCGCATCGAAGCGGCGGTGTCGACGATTAGAAGTTCTGTCCTGGACAAGGTGGTGCTCGCGCGTGCCGTAGACATCGCTTTCAACCCGCCGGTAGACCCCCGTCTCGTCGCGGCTCGCCTCATCGATTTGTCCTACACCCGCGACGGCTTTATCGCGGACTTGAGCCCCGCGGGCAGGAAAGGCCACTTCTTCGTGGGCTCCTCCCCCGAGGTGCTCGTGCGTCGCCGCGGCGTGCACGTCAGTTCCTTTCCCCTCGCGGGATCGGCACCGCGCAGCGTTCACGACCCGCGCGCGGATGAACTCGCTGCCCGCAGCCTGTACAACTCGGAGAAAGACCTCGCCGAGCACGCCTACGTGGTCAAACACATCCGAGATATCCTCGCTCCGCTGTGTTCCACGCTGGACGTTCCAAGCCGTCCCGTTCTGGAAAAGACGAGCGAAATGTGGCATCTCGCTACCCCCATCAACGGGGTGCTGAAAAACCCAGACCTCAACGCACTCGACCTCGCGCTGCGTCTATACCCCACCCCCGCCGTGTGCGGCACACCTACCGACGCCGCTGAGGCGCTCATCTCCACCGCAGAGTCCGACAGGGGGTTCTACGGCGGGGCAGTCGGATACACAACAAGCAACGGCGATGGCGAATATATGGTGGCGATCCGTTGCGCCGAGGTCAACGCGGCGGGAACAGGCGCGCGCACCTGGGCCGGCGGCGGCCTCGTGGCTTCCTCAGACCCCCACGCGGAGCTGGATGAGACAACGGCCAAGCTGCGCACCATTATGCGCGCGCTGGGCCTTTAA
- a CDS encoding fumarylacetoacetate hydrolase family protein, which translates to MRFGRIATPEGMTFAVIDDDATTAKAIAGTPFTEPEYTGKEWALGEVRILAPMLPSKVVAIGRNYADHVAEVFKQSAEHLPPTLFLKPPTAVIGPEATIKIPDFATKVEFEGEMALVVGTPCKNVKAEDWKSVIRGVTIVNDVSSRDLQFADGQWARAKGIDTFCPLGPWIETDLDKFDFSNTPIKAHLTHEGQTETKQDSNSNQMIMNLGEIVEFITASYTLLPGDVICTGSPAGTAEMTPGDYIEVEIPGIGRLGNPVGRA; encoded by the coding sequence ATGCGTTTTGGACGAATTGCTACCCCCGAAGGCATGACCTTCGCCGTTATCGACGACGACGCGACGACGGCCAAGGCCATAGCCGGAACCCCGTTCACGGAACCCGAGTACACGGGGAAGGAATGGGCCCTCGGGGAGGTACGCATTCTCGCGCCGATGCTCCCGTCCAAGGTCGTGGCCATCGGCCGCAACTACGCCGATCACGTCGCCGAGGTGTTCAAGCAGTCCGCCGAGCACCTGCCTCCGACCCTGTTTCTCAAGCCCCCGACAGCCGTGATCGGGCCCGAAGCCACCATCAAGATCCCGGATTTCGCCACAAAGGTCGAGTTCGAGGGGGAAATGGCGCTTGTCGTGGGCACGCCCTGCAAGAACGTCAAGGCTGAGGACTGGAAATCCGTCATTCGCGGCGTGACAATCGTCAACGACGTGTCATCCCGTGATCTCCAGTTTGCCGACGGGCAGTGGGCCCGTGCCAAGGGCATCGATACTTTTTGCCCGCTCGGCCCGTGGATCGAGACGGATCTGGATAAGTTCGACTTCTCCAACACGCCGATCAAGGCCCACCTCACCCACGAGGGGCAGACGGAGACGAAGCAGGACTCCAACTCGAACCAAATGATCATGAACCTCGGCGAGATTGTCGAGTTCATCACGGCGTCTTACACGCTTCTTCCTGGCGACGTCATCTGCACCGGCTCGCCCGCCGGCACCGCGGAAATGACGCCAGGTGATTACATCGAGGTGGAGATCCCGGGGATCGGCCGCCTGGGAAACCCCGTCGGTCGCGCCTAG
- a CDS encoding exonuclease domain-containing protein, whose amino-acid sequence MAPAWWRREEADNDALLAVDVETTGLTPGRDHLVSVGWVPVNRKVIDLSQARHYLILGARVGNSATLHGVTDDDIAREGVPAAAVLDAFDQAFRGRRLLAHFAQMELSFLNYESKRVRGTSIRMPARDVVDTFALERRHMERMGTYPRGEDLRLARVRQRYHLPTYRSHNALTDAIACAELYLALTSR is encoded by the coding sequence ATGGCTCCGGCATGGTGGCGACGCGAGGAGGCCGACAACGACGCGCTGCTGGCCGTCGACGTCGAGACGACCGGGCTGACGCCGGGGCGGGACCACCTCGTCTCGGTCGGCTGGGTGCCTGTCAACCGCAAGGTGATCGACCTGTCGCAGGCGCGCCACTACCTCATACTCGGGGCGCGGGTCGGGAACTCCGCGACCCTGCACGGTGTGACCGATGACGACATCGCCCGGGAGGGGGTACCCGCAGCCGCCGTCCTCGATGCATTTGATCAGGCCTTCCGGGGTAGGCGTTTGCTGGCGCATTTCGCTCAGATGGAGCTCTCCTTTTTGAATTACGAGTCGAAGCGCGTGCGGGGAACGTCGATAAGAATGCCTGCCCGCGACGTCGTCGATACCTTCGCGCTCGAGCGGAGGCACATGGAGAGAATGGGGACGTACCCGCGGGGTGAGGATCTGCGGCTGGCGCGGGTCCGGCAGCGCTATCACCTGCCCACGTACCGCAGCCACAACGCGCTGACGGACGCAATCGCGTGCGCTGAGCTGTACTTGGCGCTGACCTCCCGCTAA
- the panD gene encoding aspartate 1-decarboxylase, whose translation MLRTMLKSKIHRATVMQADLHYVGSCTIDADLMDAADILEGEQIDVVDINNGNRLTTYAIAGDRGSGVIGINGAAARLINPGDLVIIIGYAQFSEEELAGYAPRIVFVDNLNRQLEAGHDPASAPGGSGLVNPRHVDFPLS comes from the coding sequence GTGTTGCGCACCATGCTCAAATCCAAGATCCACCGAGCCACGGTCATGCAGGCCGATCTGCACTACGTCGGTTCCTGCACGATTGACGCCGACCTTATGGACGCTGCTGACATTCTCGAGGGCGAGCAGATCGACGTCGTCGACATCAACAACGGCAATCGCTTGACGACCTACGCCATCGCTGGAGATCGAGGGAGCGGAGTAATCGGCATAAACGGCGCCGCTGCGCGACTGATCAACCCGGGTGACCTGGTTATCATCATCGGTTACGCACAATTCAGCGAGGAGGAACTCGCTGGATACGCGCCACGAATTGTGTTCGTTGACAACCTCAACAGGCAGCTCGAGGCGGGGCATGACCCCGCCTCCGCGCCCGGGGGCTCGGGGCTGGTGAACCCGCGCCACGTGGACTTTCCTCTTTCTTAG
- the gltX gene encoding glutamate--tRNA ligase, which produces MRVRFCPSPTGTPHVGMVRTALFNWAQARHSHGTFVFRIEDTDAARDSEESYQAIIDSLTWLGLDWDEGVVVGGPHEPYRQSQRGDIYQEVLAKLIEAGEVYPAYSTAEEVEERHRAAGRDPKLGYDNFDRTLSEAQVAAFEAEGRKPVWRLRMLEQDWTWNDLVRGEVTFKAETQPDFVVARSNGAPLYTLVNPVDDALMGITHVLRGEDLLSSTPRQLALYEALKRIGVAQSTPEFGHLPFVMGQGNKKLSKRDPESNLFNHRDNGIIPEGMINYLALLGWSLSADKDIFTADEMIAAFDVKDVLGNPARFDQKKLEAINADHIRLLQPEDFAQRLRAYLTEYTDFPADYPSEKFAVAADLVQTRIKTLSDAYGLLRFLTVADSKLRLDDKSARKNLKETAIQPLEVGISALEGVGEWTTGAIEAALTKALIEDLGLKPRTAFGALRVGVTGAAVSPPLFESMELLGRESTLARLRSARALTPYEGT; this is translated from the coding sequence ATGCGCGTTCGTTTCTGCCCCTCGCCAACGGGCACCCCGCACGTCGGCATGGTGCGAACTGCGCTGTTTAACTGGGCGCAAGCGCGCCATTCTCACGGCACGTTCGTCTTCCGCATCGAAGACACCGACGCTGCCCGCGACTCGGAAGAGTCCTACCAGGCGATCATCGATTCTTTGACCTGGCTGGGCCTCGATTGGGACGAAGGCGTGGTGGTGGGCGGGCCCCACGAGCCATACCGGCAATCGCAGCGCGGGGACATCTACCAGGAGGTGCTGGCCAAGCTCATCGAGGCGGGAGAGGTCTACCCTGCCTACTCCACGGCGGAAGAGGTGGAGGAGCGTCACCGTGCCGCTGGCCGTGATCCGAAGCTGGGGTACGACAACTTCGACCGCACCCTGAGCGAGGCCCAGGTGGCCGCCTTTGAAGCCGAGGGACGTAAGCCGGTGTGGCGCTTGCGTATGCTCGAGCAGGACTGGACGTGGAACGACCTGGTGCGCGGTGAGGTGACCTTCAAGGCTGAGACGCAGCCCGACTTCGTTGTCGCCCGCTCCAACGGGGCGCCGCTCTACACGCTGGTTAACCCTGTCGACGATGCCCTGATGGGAATCACGCATGTCCTGCGCGGGGAGGACCTGCTGTCCTCCACCCCGCGCCAGCTGGCGCTGTACGAGGCGCTAAAGCGAATCGGCGTAGCTCAGTCCACGCCCGAGTTCGGCCACCTACCCTTTGTGATGGGCCAGGGCAATAAGAAGCTGTCGAAGCGCGACCCCGAGTCCAACTTGTTTAACCACCGCGACAACGGGATCATCCCCGAGGGCATGATCAACTACCTCGCGCTGCTGGGCTGGTCCCTGTCCGCCGACAAAGACATCTTCACCGCCGATGAGATGATCGCGGCCTTCGACGTGAAAGACGTACTGGGCAACCCGGCACGCTTCGACCAGAAAAAGCTCGAGGCGATCAACGCCGATCACATCCGTCTTTTGCAACCAGAGGACTTCGCGCAGCGCCTCCGCGCGTACCTCACGGAGTACACAGATTTTCCCGCCGATTACCCGTCGGAGAAATTCGCTGTCGCGGCCGATCTCGTGCAGACGCGCATCAAGACGCTTTCCGACGCCTACGGGCTGCTCCGGTTCCTCACGGTCGCCGATTCCAAGCTGCGGCTGGATGACAAATCGGCGAGGAAGAACCTCAAGGAAACTGCGATCCAGCCGCTTGAGGTGGGAATCTCGGCCCTAGAGGGCGTCGGGGAGTGGACGACAGGCGCCATTGAGGCTGCTTTGACCAAGGCGCTCATTGAGGATCTGGGACTCAAACCCCGCACGGCGTTCGGAGCGCTGCGGGTCGGCGTGACCGGCGCGGCAGTCTCCCCGCCGCTGTTCGAGTCGATGGAACTCTTGGGCCGCGAATCGACCTTGGCGCGCCTCCGTTCGGCCCGGGCACTGACCCCGTACGAGGGCACATAA
- a CDS encoding PepSY domain-containing protein produces MTRLSAVCTLPRASGLTGTLELTPPAQPGTARVATETRQAYKLANDAVAVDGRTGEIVDTLPFSSCPLAAQATARLIQLHMGTLFGIASQLALAALGLLILVLTLYGYAMWFKRGRAMPRPAAWSRLPRWAVVLLSLCAPVYCVIAPLFGASLIAFMLIDALLARFRQRRSQPITG; encoded by the coding sequence ATGACGCGTCTGTCCGCAGTGTGTACACTCCCCCGCGCCTCCGGCCTGACCGGAACCCTCGAGCTCACTCCCCCGGCGCAACCCGGAACTGCGCGGGTAGCAACGGAGACCCGCCAGGCGTATAAGCTCGCCAACGATGCTGTGGCCGTCGACGGACGCACCGGCGAAATCGTCGACACCCTGCCCTTCTCCTCCTGCCCCCTTGCGGCCCAGGCGACGGCGCGGCTCATCCAGCTCCACATGGGCACTCTCTTCGGAATAGCCAGTCAGCTCGCCCTCGCCGCACTCGGTCTTTTGATCCTGGTGCTTACCCTTTACGGTTACGCCATGTGGTTCAAGCGCGGCCGCGCGATGCCACGCCCCGCGGCATGGTCGCGACTACCGCGTTGGGCTGTGGTCTTGCTCAGTCTGTGCGCCCCCGTCTACTGCGTCATCGCGCCCCTTTTCGGCGCGAGCTTGATCGCATTCATGCTTATCGACGCCCTGTTGGCGCGCTTCCGTCAGCGGCGTAGCCAGCCTATAACCGGCTAA
- the chrA gene encoding chromate efflux transporter, whose protein sequence is MSNEATGAGSRARSIRNAGEVFGTFLRLGLTSFGGPVAHLGYFREDIVQRRKWMSEREYADLVALCQFLPGPASSQVGMGIGLRRAGLLGMAAAWVAFTFPSVAIMVACAVGVAHLGDISGAGWLVGLKAAAVGVVAQAVYGMSRSFSSGPARATISVGAFALVVLTGWPLIQFIVIVAGLACGIVFLRSPESNEPDDDASAPVNLPRWVSAASLVAFASLLLALPVFVARTDNPATHIFGSFFEAGALVFGGGHVVLPLLEQAVVPSGLVNHDVFLAGYGAAQAVPGPLFTFASFLGASSEGIGWAPGAAIATIAIFLPAALLVLGCLPLWSTLRRHRLASAALAGANSAVVGILGAALYSPVFTSGVHGPATLTVAVASFVALQPWKIPAWAVVLCAAALGAVAL, encoded by the coding sequence GTGTCAAACGAAGCTACGGGCGCCGGTTCGAGGGCCCGCTCGATAAGAAACGCCGGCGAAGTGTTCGGCACATTCCTGCGCCTGGGTCTGACTTCCTTCGGCGGCCCGGTCGCTCACCTCGGCTATTTCCGCGAGGACATTGTCCAGAGACGGAAGTGGATGAGTGAACGTGAGTATGCAGACTTAGTCGCGCTATGCCAGTTCCTTCCTGGCCCGGCGTCGAGTCAGGTGGGTATGGGGATCGGCCTGCGCCGCGCCGGGCTGCTGGGAATGGCTGCCGCGTGGGTTGCCTTTACCTTCCCCTCGGTGGCGATCATGGTTGCCTGCGCTGTCGGGGTCGCCCACCTGGGTGATATCAGCGGCGCCGGGTGGCTCGTGGGCCTCAAGGCCGCCGCGGTGGGTGTTGTTGCCCAGGCGGTGTACGGCATGAGCCGCTCCTTTTCGTCCGGCCCGGCCCGCGCCACCATATCGGTTGGGGCTTTCGCCCTCGTCGTCTTAACAGGGTGGCCGCTAATCCAATTCATCGTCATCGTCGCCGGGTTGGCGTGCGGCATTGTGTTTTTGCGTTCGCCGGAGTCGAACGAGCCAGACGACGACGCTAGTGCACCCGTTAACCTGCCACGCTGGGTGAGTGCTGCCAGTCTCGTGGCCTTCGCCTCACTCCTGCTTGCGCTTCCTGTTTTCGTTGCGCGCACAGACAACCCGGCAACCCACATCTTCGGTTCCTTCTTTGAGGCCGGCGCCCTCGTTTTCGGCGGTGGACACGTTGTCCTACCCCTCCTAGAACAGGCGGTCGTGCCCTCCGGCCTCGTCAATCATGACGTCTTCCTCGCCGGGTATGGGGCGGCCCAGGCGGTTCCGGGCCCGCTGTTCACTTTCGCATCGTTTCTGGGTGCCAGCTCCGAGGGGATTGGCTGGGCTCCCGGTGCGGCCATCGCCACCATCGCCATTTTTCTGCCGGCCGCTCTCCTTGTCCTCGGGTGCCTTCCCCTGTGGTCCACTCTGCGCCGCCACCGCCTCGCCTCGGCGGCTCTGGCCGGTGCGAACTCGGCGGTGGTCGGTATTCTCGGTGCCGCGCTGTACTCCCCGGTTTTCACTTCCGGGGTGCACGGCCCGGCGACCCTCACGGTGGCGGTGGCTTCCTTTGTGGCGCTTCAACCGTGGAAGATCCCGGCGTGGGCGGTTGTCCTGTGCGCCGCGGCACTGGGCGCCGTCGCCCTCTAG